The proteins below come from a single Bacteroidales bacterium genomic window:
- the rfaE2 gene encoding D-glycero-beta-D-manno-heptose 1-phosphate adenylyltransferase — protein sequence MMINKINSKIISWESLKKEIEVIKRNKKKIVFTNGCFDLIHRGHIKYLAEASDFGDVFIIGLNTDKSINRIKGNKRPIKDELTRALLLASFMFVDFVVLFDQDTPYELIKLIKPDILIKGSDYNVNEIVGGDIIIENGGQIKTIEFLKAYSSTKLINKIINTS from the coding sequence ATGATGATAAATAAAATCAACTCAAAAATAATATCATGGGAATCATTAAAAAAGGAAATAGAAGTAATTAAACGGAACAAGAAAAAAATTGTTTTTACTAATGGATGTTTTGATCTTATTCACAGGGGACACATTAAATATCTTGCTGAAGCTTCAGATTTTGGGGATGTATTTATTATAGGCTTAAATACTGATAAATCAATTAATAGAATTAAAGGAAATAAAAGACCAATTAAAGATGAGTTAACAAGGGCTTTATTGTTAGCCTCGTTTATGTTTGTTGACTTTGTCGTATTGTTTGATCAAGATACTCCTTATGAATTAATAAAACTTATAAAGCCGGACATTTTAATAAAAGGAAGCGACTATAATGTAAATGAAATTGTTGGTGGTGATATAATAATTGAAAATGGCGGACAAATTAAAACTATTGAATTTTTAAAAGCTTATTCTTCAACAAAACTAATAAATAAGATAATTAATACCTCTTAA
- a CDS encoding DUF4412 domain-containing protein, translated as MSKIFLSTIIILHFLFSIGQPFEGSISFIKKTVTDTTFYTYNIKDELVKVDEKDINMNIINSLIVNLQENTMIAISPLRQMYMNLPVQIYIKNNDTSFVIDKTKETKTIKEFECELWIVSNKSQDTKIEYWVVKDNFAFFEKFLKLANRSEKSSIYFLNIPEKSGYFPMLSIEKTLSGNEKLRLEVTEIKKGVVDEKIFELPYNYLQFNH; from the coding sequence ATGTCAAAAATATTTTTATCAACAATTATTATTCTACATTTTTTATTTTCTATTGGTCAACCATTTGAAGGAAGTATATCTTTTATAAAAAAAACTGTTACAGATACTACTTTTTATACATATAATATTAAAGACGAGCTTGTAAAAGTTGATGAAAAAGATATTAATATGAATATTATAAACAGTTTGATTGTAAATTTACAGGAAAATACAATGATTGCGATTAGTCCCTTGCGCCAAATGTACATGAATTTACCTGTTCAGATTTATATTAAAAATAATGATACCAGTTTTGTAATAGATAAAACAAAAGAAACAAAAACTATAAAGGAATTTGAATGTGAGCTTTGGATCGTAAGCAATAAATCTCAGGATACAAAAATAGAATACTGGGTAGTAAAAGATAATTTTGCTTTTTTTGAAAAGTTTCTGAAATTAGCCAATCGTTCAGAAAAAAGTTCTATATATTTTCTTAATATTCCTGAAAAATCCGGGTATTTCCCAATGCTTTCTATTGAAAAAACTCTATCGGGAAATGAAAAGCTAAGATTAGAAGTAACTGAAATAAAAAAAGGTGTTGTTGACGAAAAAATATTTGAACTTCCGTATAATTATCTCCAGTTCAATCATTGA
- a CDS encoding DUF4270 family protein: MLPKTLTKPYKTLLVIIISLMFVIGCKKDPSFIGLNIHPDSKKYKVYVDSSIVLKTYTITENDTIYANTSTTLLGSLNDPIFGISKASIITQIRPYSSNVDFTNVENIDSVFLELDLMNYSSSSNNYYGDTISQLEISVYEITQNIEDASTRLHPDTFDIDSYLANSLLIEPFNFALEPNSDNSVKIPLTNEFGDILIKYSDTTDFETDSAFSEYFNGIYVTTNEATDNGIMLYLNLVTNSKITIYYTVFGDTIQKSFIFNIDNYSKRYNIFEHNHPESLHVNDTSSEDSVVYIKAMQGLKTKIILPDISNWLDSGLIIINKAEFVMQLENSELTYQSIFPIPNQLILAKLDDEGKEIYANDFTSTDGYIDDSYYKFNISNLFQNYVDGETELKELYLKPYPTSIIANRAIIKGGSHKDKMKLYITYSKLFN; this comes from the coding sequence TTGTTACCAAAAACATTAACAAAACCATATAAAACATTACTGGTTATAATTATTTCATTAATGTTTGTTATAGGATGTAAAAAAGACCCAAGTTTTATTGGACTTAATATTCACCCTGATTCAAAAAAATACAAAGTATATGTTGATTCGTCAATAGTCTTAAAAACATATACAATTACTGAAAATGACACTATATATGCAAATACCAGTACAACATTACTCGGAAGCTTGAATGACCCGATATTTGGCATATCAAAAGCAAGTATTATTACTCAAATCAGACCGTATTCATCAAATGTTGATTTTACCAATGTAGAAAATATTGATTCTGTTTTCTTGGAATTAGACTTAATGAATTACTCATCAAGTTCAAATAATTATTATGGTGATACAATAAGCCAATTGGAAATATCTGTTTATGAAATCACCCAAAACATTGAAGATGCTTCCACAAGGCTTCACCCTGACACATTTGATATAGATTCTTATCTTGCTAATTCTCTTTTAATTGAACCTTTCAATTTTGCTTTAGAACCAAATTCTGACAATTCTGTAAAAATTCCTTTAACTAATGAATTTGGTGATATTTTAATTAAATACTCTGACACAACAGATTTTGAAACCGATTCAGCTTTTTCTGAATATTTTAATGGCATTTATGTTACTACAAATGAAGCAACAGATAATGGTATTATGTTATATCTTAATTTGGTTACTAATTCTAAAATAACAATATATTATACAGTATTTGGTGATACTATACAAAAATCTTTTATATTTAATATTGATAATTATAGTAAAAGATATAATATTTTTGAACATAATCACCCTGAATCACTACATGTAAATGATACAAGTTCTGAGGATAGTGTTGTTTATATAAAAGCTATGCAAGGACTTAAAACAAAGATAATTCTACCGGATATTTCCAATTGGCTTGATTCGGGATTAATTATAATTAATAAAGCTGAATTTGTTATGCAACTTGAAAATTCCGAATTAACATATCAATCAATATTTCCTATTCCAAATCAATTAATTCTTGCAAAACTTGATGATGAGGGTAAAGAAATATATGCAAATGATTTTACATCAACCGATGGTTATATTGATGATTCATATTATAAATTTAATATTTCAAATTTATTTCAGAATTACGTTGATGGAGAAACAGAGTTAAAAGAACTTTATTTAAAACCATATCCGACTTCAATTATTGCTAACAGGGCAATAATAAAAGGAGGAAGTCATAAAGACAAAATGAAATTATACATAACATATTCAAAATTATTTAATTAA
- a CDS encoding ComF family protein, giving the protein MLKTSYIKDFINLIYPETCAACGNVLFNQEKLICTKCLYELPKTNFHLEKDNPVNQIFWGRAEIENATAYYYFLKASIFQKLIHKLKYKGLKEIGYELGKLLGAELFSAELYKNIDLIIPVPLHPKRQKKRGYNQSDWIAMGISDQMNIPIDTKSLYRAVATETQTRKTKLERWENVESIFKVRNEEAVKNKHILLIDDVLTTGSTIEACAVTLLKVENVKVSVATIAITKQ; this is encoded by the coding sequence ATGCTAAAAACTTCATATATAAAAGATTTTATTAATCTTATTTATCCTGAAACATGTGCTGCTTGTGGAAATGTTTTATTTAATCAGGAAAAATTAATATGTACAAAATGTTTATATGAGTTGCCAAAAACAAATTTTCATCTTGAAAAAGACAATCCTGTAAATCAAATATTTTGGGGACGTGCTGAAATTGAAAATGCTACAGCATACTACTATTTTCTTAAAGCGAGTATTTTTCAAAAATTAATACATAAATTAAAATACAAAGGATTAAAGGAGATAGGTTATGAATTAGGAAAATTGCTTGGTGCCGAATTGTTTTCTGCGGAACTTTATAAAAATATTGATTTAATAATTCCCGTGCCATTACATCCAAAAAGACAAAAAAAAAGAGGTTATAATCAAAGCGATTGGATTGCTATGGGGATTTCAGACCAAATGAATATTCCAATTGATACTAAATCACTTTACAGAGCTGTTGCTACCGAAACACAAACCAGAAAAACAAAATTAGAACGTTGGGAAAATGTTGAATCAATTTTTAAAGTAAGAAATGAAGAAGCAGTTAAAAATAAACATATTTTGCTAATTGATGATGTACTGACAACAGGCTCAACAATTGAGGCATGTGCAGTAACTCTTTTAAAAGTAGAAAATGTAAAAGTAAGTGTAGCTACTATTGCAATTACAAAACAATAA
- the metG gene encoding methionine--tRNA ligase produces the protein MKYKRHLITAALPYANGPVHIGHLAGVYIPADIYSRYLRLKDEDVIFICGSDEHGVPITLKAKSENVSPQQIVDKYHDINKKAFKNFGITFDIYSRTSSEIHHKTASDFFKNLYDKGKFIEKTTEQYFDEEANQFLADRYITGICPHCGSDGAYGDQCEKCGTSLSPTELINPVSAISGSKPVKRKTKHWFLPLDKYENFLKKWILEDHKEWKTNVYGQCKSWLDNGLQARAVSRDLDWGVKVPVENAQGKVLYVWFDAPVGYISATKELTEDWEKYWKSEDTKLVHFIGKDNIVFHCIIFPAMLKAEGTYILPDNVPANEFLNLEGDKISTSKNWAVWLHEYLEEFENKEDVLRYVLTANSPETKDNDFTWKDFQARNNNELVAILGNFVNRTLVLTQKYYNGKVPEISELNDYDKEVLSEISKIKNKVEISIENYRFREALKEAMNLARLGNKYLADTEPWILIKTDKDKVKTILNICLQITANLTVILEPFLPFSTEKLRTFLNIKNFKWSEIGKDYLISAGHDIAKSGLLFNKIDDNIVEAQILKLKSQKEANKKNTKKLNPQKENISFEDFSCLDIRTGEILEAEKVPKTKKLLKLLVDTGINKRTVVSGIAEYYKPEEIIGKKVSILINLAPRKIKGIESQGMILMAETESGELNFISAESHVNNGAEIK, from the coding sequence ATGAAGTATAAACGACATTTAATTACAGCAGCCTTGCCTTATGCTAATGGTCCTGTTCATATTGGACATCTTGCAGGGGTTTATATTCCGGCAGATATTTATTCAAGATATTTGCGTTTAAAAGACGAAGATGTCATTTTTATATGCGGGTCAGACGAACATGGTGTTCCAATTACTTTAAAAGCTAAAAGCGAAAATGTTAGTCCACAGCAAATCGTTGACAAATATCATGATATAAACAAAAAAGCATTTAAAAATTTTGGAATAACATTTGATATTTATTCAAGAACTTCGTCTGAAATTCATCATAAAACAGCATCCGATTTTTTTAAAAATTTATACGATAAAGGAAAATTCATTGAAAAAACTACCGAACAATATTTTGATGAAGAAGCAAATCAGTTTCTTGCAGACAGATATATTACAGGGATATGCCCGCATTGTGGCAGTGATGGTGCTTATGGAGATCAGTGTGAAAAATGTGGCACTTCTTTAAGTCCTACCGAACTTATAAATCCGGTTTCAGCTATTTCAGGTTCAAAGCCTGTCAAAAGAAAAACCAAGCATTGGTTTCTTCCATTAGATAAATATGAAAATTTCTTAAAAAAATGGATACTTGAAGACCATAAAGAATGGAAAACCAATGTTTACGGACAATGTAAATCATGGCTTGATAATGGACTGCAAGCAAGAGCTGTAAGTCGTGACTTGGATTGGGGAGTAAAAGTTCCTGTTGAAAATGCACAGGGAAAAGTTCTTTATGTTTGGTTTGATGCTCCTGTCGGTTATATTTCTGCTACAAAGGAATTGACTGAAGATTGGGAAAAATACTGGAAAAGTGAAGATACAAAGCTGGTTCATTTTATAGGGAAAGATAATATTGTATTTCATTGCATAATTTTTCCTGCTATGTTAAAAGCTGAAGGAACTTATATTTTGCCAGATAATGTACCTGCAAATGAATTTTTAAATCTTGAAGGAGATAAAATTTCAACATCAAAAAACTGGGCTGTCTGGTTACATGAATATCTTGAAGAATTTGAAAATAAAGAAGATGTTTTGAGATATGTTTTAACCGCAAATTCTCCTGAAACTAAAGATAATGATTTTACATGGAAAGATTTTCAGGCAAGAAACAACAATGAATTAGTTGCTATTTTAGGAAATTTTGTAAACAGAACTTTAGTTCTTACTCAAAAGTATTATAATGGAAAAGTGCCGGAAATATCTGAACTTAATGACTATGATAAAGAAGTATTATCTGAAATCTCAAAAATAAAAAATAAAGTTGAAATTAGTATTGAAAATTACAGGTTCAGAGAAGCATTAAAAGAAGCAATGAACCTTGCACGCCTTGGAAATAAGTATCTTGCTGATACAGAACCATGGATATTAATAAAAACAGATAAAGATAAAGTAAAAACAATATTAAATATTTGTCTGCAAATTACTGCTAATCTGACAGTTATTCTTGAGCCTTTTTTACCGTTTTCTACTGAAAAATTACGTACTTTTTTAAATATTAAAAATTTCAAATGGTCTGAAATAGGGAAAGATTACTTAATATCTGCCGGTCATGATATCGCTAAGTCAGGGTTGTTATTTAATAAAATTGATGACAATATTGTTGAAGCACAAATTTTAAAATTAAAATCTCAAAAAGAAGCAAACAAAAAAAATACAAAAAAGTTAAATCCTCAAAAAGAAAATATATCATTTGAAGATTTTTCATGTCTTGATATTAGAACAGGAGAAATTTTAGAAGCAGAAAAAGTTCCCAAAACAAAAAAACTTCTTAAACTACTTGTTGATACAGGTATAAATAAAAGAACAGTTGTTTCGGGAATAGCAGAATATTATAAGCCCGAAGAAATTATTGGCAAAAAAGTAAGTATTTTAATAAATCTTGCTCCAAGAAAAATTAAAGGCATAGAATCGCAAGGAATGATATTAATGGCAGAAACAGAAAGTGGTGAATTGAATTTTATTTCTGCAGAATCGCATGTAAATAATGGTGCGGAGATAAAATAG
- a CDS encoding pantoate--beta-alanine ligase — protein MDILKHKIEIKRTISKYKSASKTVGFVPTMGTLHQGHISLVEKCNNENDITVVSIFVNPTQFNDKKDYNNYPRNIEKDINILKNENVDLIFIPSEQEMYPKPSNIEIFNFGHLDKIMEGKYRKGHFNGVANIISMLFKIVEPDRAYFGEKDFQQLVIIRHLVEKIKMKIEIIACPILRESNGLAMSSRNLLLNKEEKKNAGHISRTLFKVRDMAGKHSVKDVKKWVINEINKNPFLNVEYFDIVDTSQLSDIKEWSEAKFLIACIAVKIGKIRLIDNVIFNS, from the coding sequence ATGGATATTTTAAAACATAAAATTGAGATTAAGAGAACAATATCGAAATATAAATCAGCTTCAAAAACAGTTGGTTTTGTGCCAACAATGGGCACACTACACCAAGGACATATTTCATTAGTCGAAAAATGTAATAATGAAAATGATATTACTGTTGTAAGTATTTTTGTTAATCCTACTCAATTTAATGATAAAAAAGATTATAATAATTATCCAAGGAATATTGAAAAAGATATTAATATTTTAAAGAACGAAAATGTTGATTTGATTTTTATACCTTCTGAACAAGAAATGTATCCGAAACCTTCAAATATTGAAATTTTTAATTTCGGACATTTAGATAAGATAATGGAAGGAAAATACCGTAAGGGTCATTTTAACGGTGTTGCCAATATAATTTCAATGCTTTTTAAAATAGTTGAACCTGACAGAGCATATTTTGGCGAAAAAGATTTTCAACAATTGGTTATTATCAGACATCTTGTAGAAAAAATAAAAATGAAAATTGAAATTATTGCTTGTCCCATTTTAAGAGAAAGTAACGGATTGGCAATGAGTTCACGTAATTTATTATTAAACAAAGAAGAAAAAAAAAATGCAGGACATATTTCACGAACATTATTTAAAGTTCGTGATATGGCAGGAAAACATTCGGTTAAAGATGTTAAAAAATGGGTGATTAACGAAATAAATAAAAATCCATTCCTTAATGTCGAATATTTTGATATTGTAGACACGTCTCAATTAAGTGATATTAAAGAATGGTCAGAAGCCAAATTTTTAATTGCGTGTATTGCAGTTAAAATTGGAAAAATAAGACTTATAGATAATGTAATTTTTAATTCGTAA
- a CDS encoding LD-carboxypeptidase, protein MNKPLYLKSGDKVGVISPGKSLSVQTISFADNLLGKWGLEVIMGKNIDKSYNQFAGTDDERAKDLQEMLDDKSIKAILCSRGGYGTIRIIEKLNFKNFIKYPKWIVGYSDITVLHSYLNKILNFESIHGVMPINFPENIKDNESTESLKRTLFGQNPEYTIKSHKLNRKGKASGILVGGNLSILYSLRGTKLDLDYKGKILFIEDIDEYLYHIDRIMLNLKLGGILAGLKGMIIGGMTNMKDNEITFGKSAYEIIHEAISEYNFPVCFNFNAGHIEPNLTLILGRKIVLDVKQNEVEIEFNQ, encoded by the coding sequence ATGAACAAGCCTTTATATTTAAAATCAGGCGATAAAGTTGGAGTAATTTCACCCGGCAAAAGCTTATCTGTACAAACCATTAGTTTTGCTGACAATTTGCTCGGTAAATGGGGATTAGAAGTTATAATGGGAAAAAATATTGATAAATCGTATAATCAATTTGCAGGAACAGATGATGAAAGAGCAAAAGATTTACAAGAAATGTTAGATGATAAATCTATAAAAGCAATATTATGTTCTCGTGGTGGATACGGTACTATACGAATAATTGAAAAATTGAATTTTAAGAATTTTATTAAATATCCCAAATGGATTGTTGGATATAGTGATATTACTGTTTTACATTCATATCTTAATAAAATATTGAATTTTGAAAGTATTCATGGAGTAATGCCAATTAATTTTCCTGAAAATATAAAAGATAATGAAAGTACAGAAAGCCTGAAACGTACTTTATTCGGACAAAATCCCGAATATACAATCAAATCTCATAAGTTAAACAGAAAAGGAAAAGCTTCGGGTATTCTTGTAGGAGGAAACCTTTCTATACTTTATAGTTTGAGGGGAACAAAACTTGATTTGGATTATAAGGGAAAAATTCTATTCATCGAAGATATTGATGAATATTTATATCATATTGACAGAATTATGTTGAACCTAAAACTCGGAGGAATTTTAGCAGGGTTGAAAGGCATGATAATCGGAGGAATGACCAATATGAAAGATAATGAAATTACATTTGGAAAATCAGCATACGAAATTATACATGAAGCAATATCTGAATACAATTTTCCTGTATGTTTTAATTTTAATGCAGGGCACATAGAACCAAATTTGACATTGATATTAGGCAGGAAAATAGTTTTAGATGTAAAACAGAATGAAGTTGAAATAGAATTTAATCAATGA
- a CDS encoding aspartate 1-decarboxylase, with amino-acid sequence MNIKIVKSKIHKVSVTEANLQYVGSITIDEDLMNASNIIENEKVQIVNINNGERFETYVITGERNSGIICLNGPAARKAEVGDVIIIIAYASMDFEEAKTFKPEFIFPDTETNKLIS; translated from the coding sequence ATGAATATCAAAATTGTTAAGTCAAAAATTCATAAAGTTTCAGTAACAGAAGCAAATTTGCAATATGTCGGAAGTATTACAATAGATGAAGATTTAATGAATGCTTCAAATATTATTGAAAACGAAAAAGTTCAAATTGTTAATATTAACAATGGTGAAAGATTTGAAACTTATGTTATTACAGGCGAAAGAAATTCGGGGATAATTTGTTTAAATGGTCCTGCTGCACGAAAAGCCGAAGTTGGTGATGTTATTATTATTATTGCATATGCTTCAATGGATTTTGAAGAAGCTAAAACTTTTAAGCCTGAATTTATTTTCCCTGATACTGAAACAAATAAATTGATAAGCTAA
- a CDS encoding glycogen/starch synthase translates to MEKTKVLFIAQEITPYLPETEMSSIGRYLPQGIQEKGKEIRTFMPKFGSINERRNQLHEVIRLSGMNLIIDDTDHPLIIKVASIQTARMQVYFIDNEDYFQRKFALKNENGEFFDDNDERAIFYARGVIETVRKLRWSPDIIHCHGWITSLVPLYIKKAFKDDPLFTDSKIIYSIYDDGFDNTFNNTFKRKLKVEGITDNDISILDEPNYINFSKLAIEMSDAIIIASQNIDEKLQKHISYIDKSVLAYQSPDEYIDSYSNFYDEVLANQLVKSI, encoded by the coding sequence ATGGAAAAGACTAAAGTACTTTTTATTGCACAAGAAATTACCCCTTACCTCCCTGAAACTGAAATGTCATCTATTGGGAGATATTTACCTCAGGGAATTCAGGAAAAAGGAAAAGAGATACGTACTTTTATGCCTAAATTTGGTAGCATTAACGAAAGAAGGAATCAATTACATGAGGTTATCAGGCTATCTGGCATGAATCTTATTATAGATGATACAGATCATCCCCTGATAATTAAAGTTGCATCTATTCAAACAGCAAGGATGCAGGTTTATTTTATTGATAATGAAGATTATTTTCAAAGAAAATTCGCATTAAAAAACGAAAATGGAGAATTTTTTGATGATAATGATGAAAGAGCTATTTTTTATGCTAGGGGTGTAATTGAAACTGTGAGAAAACTTAGGTGGTCACCGGATATAATTCATTGTCATGGTTGGATTACAAGTTTGGTACCATTATATATTAAAAAAGCATTTAAAGACGACCCTCTATTTACAGATTCTAAAATAATATATTCTATTTATGATGATGGATTTGATAATACTTTTAATAATACTTTTAAAAGAAAATTAAAAGTTGAAGGTATTACTGACAATGATATATCAATACTTGATGAACCAAACTATATTAATTTTAGTAAGCTGGCAATAGAAATGTCAGATGCAATTATTATTGCCAGTCAGAATATAGATGAAAAACTACAAAAACATATTAGCTATATTGATAAATCTGTATTAGCTTACCAATCTCCTGATGAATATATTGATTCTTATTCAAATTTCTATGACGAAGTATTAGCCAATCAGCTTGTTAAATCTATTTAA
- the glmS gene encoding glutamine--fructose-6-phosphate transaminase (isomerizing): protein MCGIVGYIGNKNAYNILINGLKRLEYRGYDSAGIAIFNEETKIYKTKGKVSDLESHINDKNLKGSIGMGHTRWATHGEPNNINAHPHESQNGHFVLIHNGIIENYARLRKKLEDRGYSFKSETDTEVLVNLIEYIYIKGKVSAEIAVRLALIKVIGAYGLVISCKNEPNQLIAARKGSPLVIGVGKNEYFLASDATPIVEHTKSVIYLNDNDVAIIKKDELILKTIYNDKLIPKIQQIDLDIGEIDKNGYDHFMLKEIFEQPKSISDTFRGRVLSDLSNIHLGGLYNVLPKLTSAKRIIIIGCGTSWHAGLVGEYMIEEMARISVEVEYGSEFRYRHPVINKDDVIIAISQSGETADTLAAIQLAKKSRAMVIGICNVVGSSIPRNTDAGVYTHAGPEIGVASTKAFTAQVTVLAMIAMIIGKEKKVLSQEKYLNLIKELTKIPEKIKEILTHNEEFKKIASLYQHANNFLYLGRGYLYPVALEGALKLKEISYIHAEGYPAAEMKHGPIALIDEKMPVVIIATKDKSYEKIVSNIQEVKARKGIVIAVVTEGDTIIRNMADHVLEIPVTHEALAPLLTVIPLQLLSYHIAVMRKCNVDQPRNLAKSVTVE from the coding sequence ATGTGTGGAATCGTTGGATATATAGGCAATAAAAATGCTTATAATATATTAATAAACGGATTAAAAAGACTTGAATACAGAGGATATGATTCTGCTGGGATTGCCATTTTTAATGAAGAAACTAAAATTTATAAAACAAAAGGGAAAGTAAGCGACTTAGAGAGCCATATTAATGATAAAAACCTTAAAGGTTCAATTGGTATGGGACATACAAGATGGGCAACACATGGAGAACCTAATAATATTAATGCTCATCCCCATGAATCTCAGAACGGACATTTTGTATTAATCCATAATGGAATAATTGAGAATTATGCACGATTAAGAAAAAAGCTGGAAGACAGAGGCTATTCGTTTAAAAGTGAGACAGATACAGAAGTGCTTGTTAATCTTATCGAATATATATATATAAAAGGAAAAGTTAGTGCCGAAATTGCAGTAAGGTTAGCACTTATAAAAGTTATTGGGGCATACGGATTGGTTATTTCCTGTAAAAATGAACCAAATCAATTAATTGCTGCACGTAAAGGTAGCCCATTAGTAATTGGTGTAGGTAAAAATGAATATTTTCTTGCATCTGATGCAACTCCTATTGTTGAGCATACCAAGAGTGTAATTTATTTGAATGATAACGATGTTGCAATTATTAAGAAAGATGAGCTCATTCTAAAAACAATCTATAATGATAAATTAATTCCAAAAATTCAACAAATAGATCTTGATATTGGTGAAATAGATAAAAATGGTTATGATCATTTTATGCTAAAAGAAATTTTTGAACAGCCAAAATCAATATCAGACACTTTTCGAGGGAGAGTTTTAAGTGATTTATCAAATATACATCTTGGAGGACTTTATAATGTGCTTCCAAAACTAACAAGTGCAAAAAGAATAATTATTATCGGATGCGGAACTTCGTGGCATGCAGGTCTTGTTGGCGAATATATGATAGAAGAAATGGCAAGGATTTCTGTTGAAGTAGAATACGGTTCAGAATTCAGATACAGACACCCCGTTATTAATAAAGATGATGTTATTATAGCAATAAGTCAAAGTGGAGAAACTGCAGATACTCTTGCAGCAATTCAGTTAGCAAAAAAATCAAGAGCTATGGTTATTGGAATATGTAATGTTGTTGGTTCAAGTATTCCAAGAAATACAGATGCAGGGGTTTATACACATGCAGGCCCGGAAATCGGTGTTGCTTCAACTAAAGCTTTTACAGCACAAGTTACTGTACTGGCAATGATTGCTATGATTATTGGAAAAGAAAAAAAAGTTCTTTCACAAGAAAAATATCTGAACTTAATAAAAGAATTAACAAAAATACCCGAAAAAATAAAAGAAATATTAACTCATAATGAAGAATTTAAAAAAATTGCTTCTTTATATCAACATGCAAATAATTTTCTTTATTTAGGCAGGGGTTATCTTTATCCTGTTGCTCTTGAAGGAGCTTTAAAATTAAAAGAAATTTCCTATATACATGCCGAAGGGTATCCAGCAGCCGAAATGAAACACGGACCTATTGCATTAATAGACGAAAAAATGCCTGTAGTTATAATTGCGACTAAAGATAAATCTTATGAAAAAATTGTAAGTAATATTCAGGAAGTTAAAGCAAGAAAAGGTATTGTTATTGCAGTAGTTACAGAGGGGGATACAATAATAAGAAATATGGCTGATCATGTATTAGAAATACCTGTAACACATGAAGCTTTAGCCCCTTTATTAACAGTTATTCCTTTACAATTGCTTTCATATCACATTGCTGTAATGAGAAAATGTAATGTAGATCAACCAAGAAACCTTGCCAAATCTGTAACGGTAGAATAA
- a CDS encoding YraN family protein: MAKHIDLGKSGEQVAYNFLVKKGYKILHRNWHYKHKEIDIIAEKDDMLVIVEVKIRSVDYFELPHEAVTKKKQRFIIDATDAYIQEYDINKEVQFDIISIIPVGKTNKIEHIEDAFTPIF, translated from the coding sequence ATGGCAAAGCATATAGACTTAGGAAAAAGCGGGGAACAAGTTGCATATAATTTTCTTGTTAAAAAAGGATATAAAATATTGCATAGAAATTGGCATTATAAACATAAGGAAATAGATATTATTGCTGAAAAAGACGATATGCTCGTAATTGTTGAGGTTAAAATTAGATCGGTAGATTATTTTGAATTACCACATGAGGCAGTTACAAAAAAGAAGCAAAGATTTATTATTGATGCAACCGATGCTTATATTCAGGAATATGATATTAATAAAGAAGTGCAATTTGATATTATTTCTATAATACCCGTTGGGAAAACAAATAAAATTGAACATATAGAAGATGCATTTACTCCTATATTTTGA